A window of the Natronomonas salina genome harbors these coding sequences:
- the nasA gene encoding assimilatory nitrate reductase NasA, translated as MRCAVGCGHVHRGVDIGVGVDVARGDPAHPTNEGLACGRGIRESTDPEGEWLTRPMVRRGDELVPTTWDVALGEAINGLRRAAEDDPDAVAVLGSGQQTNEAAYALGKLARGALGTRNYGANTTLCMASAVAAYYDAFGSDAPPPTYDDVPDAETHLVWGANPAVAHPVMFRWIHDSAGDDDSELIVVDPVETKTAGAADHHVAPDPGTDLALARAVLARLVADDGVDRAFVDAHTEGFDDLLAVLPDAADAAAEAGVDLADVDLLCSALDAPTLLYWGMGVNQHVQGTDTASALVDLCLASGNLGPGSGPFSLTGQANSMGTRVCSSKGTWPGHRDFDDPTARRDVASAWGVPVDRLPDDPGPGPVGMLDSVGDEVEAIYAVATNPAAGMPDATAVREALDEAFLVVQDAFSTETTELADVVLPAATWGESEGTTTNMERTISRVRRVTDPPSGVRTDLDLIATVGEALEPGLFPSKAPAAVFEEFAALTRGTLADCSGISYERLDEEHAVRWPAPDASSHAGYRYYDADADPSTGDERWSFPTPSGRARFSAATFEGVAEPVSESYPLTLTTAREGDGYNTGVRSRSTDPDPATVRVHPESAPVGDGEAVEIESRRGAITATLAVDAAVPEGVAWLPIHHPATNVLTTKQRDPTGEPNFKQCAVRLEPVEVEERVREEVPA; from the coding sequence ATGCGCTGTGCCGTCGGCTGCGGGCACGTCCACCGCGGCGTCGACATCGGCGTCGGCGTCGACGTCGCGCGCGGCGACCCCGCCCACCCGACGAACGAGGGGCTGGCCTGCGGCCGCGGCATCAGGGAGAGCACCGACCCCGAGGGCGAGTGGCTCACCCGGCCGATGGTCCGCCGCGGCGACGAGCTCGTGCCGACGACGTGGGACGTCGCGCTCGGCGAGGCCATCAACGGGCTGCGGCGCGCCGCCGAGGACGACCCCGACGCCGTCGCCGTCCTCGGCAGCGGCCAGCAGACCAACGAGGCCGCCTACGCCCTCGGGAAGCTCGCCCGCGGCGCCCTCGGCACCCGGAACTACGGCGCCAACACGACGCTCTGTATGGCCAGCGCCGTCGCCGCCTACTACGACGCCTTCGGCAGCGACGCGCCGCCGCCGACGTACGACGACGTTCCCGACGCGGAGACCCACCTCGTGTGGGGCGCCAACCCCGCGGTCGCCCATCCCGTCATGTTCCGGTGGATCCACGACTCCGCCGGCGACGACGACAGCGAACTGATCGTCGTCGACCCGGTGGAGACGAAGACGGCCGGCGCCGCCGACCATCACGTCGCGCCCGACCCCGGGACGGACCTCGCGCTGGCCCGGGCGGTCCTCGCGCGCCTAGTGGCGGACGACGGCGTCGACCGCGCGTTCGTCGACGCCCACACCGAGGGGTTCGACGACCTGCTCGCGGTCCTGCCGGACGCCGCCGACGCCGCGGCTGAGGCCGGCGTCGACCTCGCGGACGTCGACCTGCTCTGTTCGGCCCTCGACGCGCCGACGCTGCTGTACTGGGGCATGGGCGTCAACCAGCACGTCCAGGGGACCGACACCGCGAGCGCGCTGGTCGACCTCTGTCTCGCCTCGGGCAACCTCGGGCCCGGGAGCGGCCCGTTCTCGCTGACCGGCCAGGCCAACTCGATGGGCACGCGCGTCTGCTCCTCGAAGGGCACCTGGCCGGGCCACCGCGACTTCGACGACCCGACGGCCCGCCGGGACGTCGCCAGCGCCTGGGGCGTCCCGGTCGACCGGCTGCCCGACGACCCCGGTCCCGGTCCGGTCGGGATGCTCGACTCGGTTGGCGACGAGGTGGAGGCGATCTACGCCGTCGCGACGAACCCCGCGGCTGGGATGCCGGACGCGACCGCCGTCCGCGAGGCCCTCGACGAGGCGTTCCTCGTCGTCCAGGACGCCTTCAGCACCGAGACGACCGAACTCGCCGACGTCGTCCTGCCGGCGGCGACCTGGGGGGAGAGCGAGGGGACGACCACGAACATGGAGCGGACCATCTCGCGGGTCCGCCGGGTGACCGACCCGCCGTCGGGCGTCCGGACCGACCTCGACCTGATCGCGACCGTCGGCGAGGCCCTGGAGCCCGGCCTCTTCCCGTCGAAGGCCCCCGCCGCGGTGTTCGAGGAGTTCGCCGCGCTCACCCGCGGGACGCTCGCTGACTGCTCGGGGATCAGCTACGAGCGCCTCGACGAGGAGCACGCGGTCCGGTGGCCGGCGCCGGACGCCTCGAGCCACGCCGGCTACCGGTACTACGACGCCGACGCGGACCCGTCGACCGGTGACGAGCGGTGGTCGTTCCCGACGCCGTCGGGGCGCGCCCGGTTCTCGGCGGCTACTTTCGAGGGCGTCGCCGAACCCGTCTCGGAGTCGTACCCGCTGACGCTGACCACGGCGCGGGAAGGCGACGGCTACAACACCGGCGTCCGGTCGCGGTCGACCGACCCCGACCCGGCGACCGTCCGCGTCCACCCGGAGAGCGCCCCCGTCGGCGACGGGGAGGCCGTCGAGATCGAGTCCCGCCGGGGCGCCATCACCGCCACGCTGGCGGTCGACGCGGCGGTCCCGGAGGGCGTCGCCTGGCTGCCGATCCACCACCCGGCGACGAACGTGCTGACGACGAAACAGCGGGACCCGACCGGCGAGCCGAACTTCAAGCAGTGTGCGGTCCGCCTGGAGCCGGTCGAAGTCGAGGAGCGCGTCCGCGAGGAGGTCCCGGCGTGA
- a CDS encoding DUF7344 domain-containing protein has protein sequence MQLESSRRTEGRDRDELFEVLTHRRRRRVLALLRGADGPASLSEVAAELAADSECEDSAERVEITLYHRHVPKLAAAGLVAFDADRRTLTLTGPVPESVEEPGRTLEIE, from the coding sequence ATGCAACTGGAATCGAGCCGGCGGACCGAGGGACGGGATCGGGACGAACTGTTCGAGGTACTCACCCACCGGCGGCGACGGCGGGTCCTCGCGCTGCTGCGAGGGGCGGACGGGCCGGCGTCGCTGTCGGAGGTCGCCGCGGAGCTGGCGGCCGACAGCGAGTGCGAGGACTCCGCCGAGCGGGTCGAGATCACGCTCTACCACCGCCACGTCCCCAAGCTGGCGGCGGCCGGTCTGGTCGCGTTCGACGCCGACCGGCGGACGCTGACGCTCACGGGCCCCGTCCCGGAGTCTGTCGAGGAGCCCGGCCGCACCCTGGAGATCGAGTAG
- the mobA gene encoding molybdenum cofactor guanylyltransferase, whose product MTEGRPSTAVVLLAGGRSRRYPEGDKALADVDGEPMCRRAVEGLPGDELVVSCRAEQRDALASALEGLAPRFAVDPVPGRGPLAGLLTAFRVAAADRAVVVGCDMPLFDGSTADSLLQSLPAADAAVVDADGPPSPLGAAYRVGAARRACETTLACGSRRLADALARLDVARVDADARAVTNCNTPEDVAAALEAL is encoded by the coding sequence ATGACTGAGGGCCGCCCGTCGACGGCCGTCGTCCTGCTCGCCGGCGGCCGCTCCCGCCGGTACCCCGAGGGTGACAAGGCGCTGGCCGACGTCGACGGCGAGCCGATGTGCCGCCGTGCCGTCGAGGGCCTGCCCGGCGACGAACTTGTCGTCAGCTGCCGGGCCGAGCAGCGAGACGCGCTCGCGTCGGCCCTGGAGGGGCTCGCCCCGCGGTTCGCGGTCGACCCGGTCCCGGGCCGCGGCCCGCTGGCGGGGCTCCTGACCGCATTTCGAGTGGCCGCCGCCGACCGCGCCGTCGTCGTCGGGTGCGACATGCCGCTGTTCGACGGGTCGACGGCCGACTCCCTGCTCCAGTCGCTCCCGGCCGCCGACGCGGCCGTCGTCGACGCCGACGGCCCCCCGTCGCCGCTCGGTGCGGCCTACCGGGTCGGCGCGGCGCGGCGGGCCTGCGAGACGACGCTGGCCTGCGGGTCACGACGGCTCGCAGACGCGCTCGCCCGCCTCGACGTCGCGCGCGTGGACGCCGACGCCCGCGCGGTGACGAACTGCAATACCCCCGAGGACGTCGCGGCGGCCCTCGAGGCCCTCTGA
- a CDS encoding aryl-sulfate sulfotransferase translates to MDFPRASGHSRRAVLRRVLAALVLALLLPAAYSAVATDAVELGPGTVEQPAENTTYVSVQGFHFAGYGKPKKPARLVAADPDAEVEWRFDGDSVGANWFYEVDTLSNGNLFVTATNTDGTVVFEYDPATGEPVWTHELPGAMDTHNVNLLSGRRLLVANMRNFDESTGVSDDRLYIEDTESGETEWEWLFREHYPNDTDGGFSEDWTHVNDVDLIGDDERYVLASPRNFDQAIVVDRETDEIVMRLGSDDDHEILYEQHNPEYLEREDGTPVVLVADSENDRVVEYERDCGDADPRLGAGTPPEECEWERTWSVDGFNWPRDADRLPNGNTLVTDTLNHRVVEITPEGEVVWEFYAAWAPYDAERGEEGANGPTMADHGTGGNYTVTGGGDSGPASQYTVGDGISDFGSHTPWSGAFDELATRYSHVEPFFRPVGIGSWAFLSLVLGLLVALGWGVGEAVVHRRRITAGIGDRLG, encoded by the coding sequence ATGGATTTCCCGCGAGCGAGCGGCCACTCCCGGCGTGCGGTACTCCGCCGGGTGCTCGCCGCCCTCGTCCTCGCGCTCCTGCTGCCCGCCGCCTACTCCGCCGTCGCGACCGACGCCGTCGAACTCGGCCCCGGGACGGTCGAGCAGCCGGCGGAGAACACGACGTACGTCAGCGTCCAGGGGTTCCACTTCGCTGGCTACGGCAAGCCGAAGAAACCCGCCCGCCTGGTCGCCGCCGACCCGGACGCCGAAGTCGAGTGGCGCTTCGACGGCGACTCCGTCGGGGCCAACTGGTTCTACGAGGTCGACACCCTGTCGAACGGGAACCTCTTCGTGACGGCCACGAACACCGACGGCACGGTCGTCTTCGAGTACGACCCCGCGACCGGGGAGCCGGTCTGGACCCACGAGCTACCGGGCGCGATGGACACCCACAACGTCAACCTGCTGTCCGGCCGCCGGCTGCTCGTCGCGAACATGCGGAACTTCGACGAGAGCACGGGCGTTAGCGACGACCGGCTCTACATCGAGGACACCGAAAGCGGCGAGACCGAGTGGGAGTGGCTGTTCCGCGAGCACTACCCGAACGACACCGACGGCGGCTTCTCGGAGGACTGGACGCACGTCAACGACGTGGACCTGATCGGTGACGACGAGCGCTACGTCCTCGCCTCGCCGCGGAACTTCGATCAGGCGATCGTCGTCGACCGCGAGACCGACGAGATCGTTATGCGGCTCGGCTCCGACGACGACCACGAGATCCTGTACGAGCAGCACAACCCCGAGTACCTCGAACGGGAGGACGGCACGCCCGTCGTCCTCGTCGCCGACAGCGAGAACGACCGCGTCGTCGAGTACGAGCGCGACTGCGGCGACGCGGACCCGCGGCTCGGCGCCGGCACCCCGCCCGAGGAGTGCGAGTGGGAGCGCACCTGGTCCGTCGACGGCTTCAACTGGCCCCGGGACGCCGACAGGCTGCCGAACGGCAACACGCTCGTGACGGACACGCTCAACCACCGCGTCGTCGAGATCACCCCGGAGGGCGAGGTCGTCTGGGAGTTCTACGCCGCGTGGGCGCCGTACGACGCCGAGCGCGGCGAGGAGGGCGCCAACGGCCCGACGATGGCCGACCACGGAACGGGCGGCAACTACACGGTCACCGGCGGCGGGGACAGCGGTCCGGCCAGCCAGTACACCGTCGGCGACGGCATCTCGGACTTCGGTTCTCACACGCCCTGGTCCGGCGCGTTCGACGAACTCGCGACGCGGTACTCCCACGTCGAGCCGTTCTTCCGCCCGGTCGGCATCGGCTCGTGGGCGTTCCTGTCGCTCGTCCTCGGATTGCTGGTCGCGCTCGGCTGGGGCGTCGGCGAGGCCGTCGTCCACCGCCGTCGCATCACGGCCGGTATCGGCGACCGGCTCGGGTGA
- a CDS encoding MFS transporter, protein MTKWRTLALATASFNLSFLVWFSFAPFTGPIGESFDLSLAELGVLASAAVWIVPFGRVLTGWLTDRYGATRLFAAALVCVGVASAASGFADSYRTFFALRLVVAAAGVTFVVGIQHVSQWFPEEQLGTAEGIYAGLGNAGAAAGALVLPRVFGTGWRGPVFDAGWRAAFFYVGVAAALLGVVYYVLGEDAATEERARAAADGATLEGLAHTATRYGVVALAFGYLLSFGMEISMNSWLPTYFRTGFGADLVLASTFAAAFSLSSGCLRPISGYVSDRLDRSERALLPVFEGRYREQWTFVCMCYLLVALVGLTLAGRTGNVGLTVGAVALVGLGCGFTSGAIFAQLPAMFPDRSGAAAGIVGGFGTVGGVAFPLVFSWTASRGQIHASYALVAVVVVPIVLLNAYVYRPEVARRANVDGLVSFSDGEVVSADD, encoded by the coding sequence ATGACGAAGTGGCGGACGCTGGCGCTGGCCACCGCGAGCTTCAACCTCTCCTTCCTCGTGTGGTTCTCCTTCGCCCCCTTCACCGGTCCCATCGGCGAGTCCTTCGACCTCTCGCTGGCCGAACTCGGCGTCCTCGCCAGCGCCGCCGTCTGGATCGTCCCGTTCGGCCGCGTCCTCACCGGCTGGCTCACCGACCGGTACGGCGCGACCCGGCTGTTCGCCGCCGCCCTCGTCTGCGTCGGCGTCGCCTCCGCCGCCAGCGGGTTCGCCGACTCCTACCGGACGTTCTTCGCGCTCCGGCTGGTCGTCGCCGCGGCCGGCGTCACCTTCGTCGTCGGCATCCAACACGTCTCCCAGTGGTTCCCCGAGGAGCAGCTCGGCACCGCCGAGGGCATCTACGCGGGCCTCGGCAACGCCGGGGCGGCCGCCGGGGCGCTCGTCCTCCCGCGCGTCTTCGGCACCGGGTGGCGCGGCCCGGTGTTCGACGCCGGCTGGCGGGCGGCGTTCTTCTACGTCGGCGTCGCGGCGGCCCTGCTCGGCGTCGTCTACTACGTCCTCGGCGAGGACGCCGCCACCGAGGAGCGAGCGCGGGCCGCCGCCGACGGTGCCACCCTGGAGGGGCTGGCCCACACCGCCACCCGCTACGGCGTGGTCGCGCTGGCGTTCGGCTACCTGCTGAGCTTCGGGATGGAGATCTCGATGAACAGCTGGCTGCCGACGTACTTCCGGACGGGCTTCGGCGCCGACCTCGTGCTGGCGAGCACCTTCGCCGCGGCGTTCTCGCTGTCGTCGGGCTGCCTGCGGCCGATCAGCGGCTACGTCAGCGACCGCCTCGACCGAAGCGAGCGCGCCCTCCTCCCCGTCTTCGAGGGGCGGTACCGCGAGCAGTGGACGTTCGTCTGCATGTGCTACCTCCTCGTCGCGCTCGTCGGCCTGACGCTGGCCGGCCGGACCGGGAACGTCGGCCTGACCGTCGGCGCCGTCGCGCTCGTCGGCCTCGGCTGCGGGTTCACCTCCGGCGCCATCTTCGCGCAGCTCCCCGCGATGTTCCCGGACCGCTCCGGGGCGGCCGCGGGCATCGTCGGCGGGTTCGGCACCGTCGGCGGCGTCGCCTTCCCGCTGGTCTTCTCGTGGACCGCCAGCCGGGGGCAGATCCACGCCAGCTACGCGCTCGTCGCGGTCGTCGTCGTCCCCATCGTCCTGCTGAACGCCTACGTCTACCGGCCGGAGGTCGCCCGGCGGGCCAACGTCGACGGGCTCGTCTCGTTCTCCGACGGCGAGGTGGTGAGCGCGGATGACTGA
- a CDS encoding NCS2 family permease — protein MGVTDSLAEYFDFDEHDTDFETETLAGVTTFLAMAYIVVVNPNILAPAIVGGVPEGGEVLRTEIAGETYTFAQVVEMLTVVTILASVVAILVMALYAKRPFGLAPGMGLNAFFTFTVVLTLGVPWQVALAAVFTEGVIFIALTAVGAREYIIRLFPEPVKFAVGAGIGVYLLFLGLQEMNVVVADDATLVTLGNVLQSPVAALSLLGLVVTLLLYARDIKGSIVLGILSTAVAGYALTLAGVVDRGVLEPGTVSQVESDGLGSLLFGVQYDFTPLFFGFVEGLSLITEDPLTFALVVFTFFFVDFFDTAGTLIGVSQIGGFLDDEGNLPDMDEPLMADAVGTTVGAMMGTSTVTTFIESATGVEEGGRTGFTALVVGILFLLSLLVVPLVTAIPTYATYIALVVVGILMLQGVADIDWQDPAWAISAGLTITVMPLTASIANGLAAGIMSYPLVKAAMGERRDVSPGQWVLAAVFVVYFVVYFAVSAGMLAF, from the coding sequence ATGGGTGTAACTGATTCGCTCGCGGAGTACTTCGACTTCGACGAGCACGACACGGATTTCGAGACGGAGACGCTGGCGGGGGTCACGACGTTCCTGGCGATGGCGTACATCGTCGTCGTCAATCCGAACATCCTCGCGCCGGCCATCGTGGGTGGGGTCCCCGAGGGCGGAGAGGTTCTGCGGACGGAGATCGCCGGCGAGACGTACACGTTCGCCCAGGTCGTCGAGATGCTGACCGTCGTCACCATCCTGGCGTCGGTCGTCGCCATCCTCGTGATGGCGCTGTACGCCAAGCGGCCGTTCGGCCTGGCGCCGGGCATGGGCCTGAACGCCTTCTTCACCTTCACCGTCGTGCTCACGCTGGGCGTCCCGTGGCAGGTCGCCCTCGCCGCGGTGTTCACCGAGGGCGTCATCTTCATCGCGCTGACCGCCGTCGGCGCCAGGGAGTACATCATCCGGCTGTTCCCCGAACCGGTGAAGTTCGCGGTCGGGGCCGGTATCGGCGTCTACCTGCTCTTCCTCGGCCTCCAGGAGATGAACGTCGTCGTCGCCGACGACGCGACGCTCGTCACGCTGGGGAACGTCCTCCAGAGCCCGGTCGCGGCGCTGTCGCTGCTCGGCCTCGTCGTCACGCTGCTGCTGTACGCCCGCGACATCAAGGGGTCGATCGTCCTCGGCATCCTCTCGACGGCCGTCGCGGGCTACGCGCTGACGCTCGCGGGCGTCGTCGACCGCGGCGTCCTCGAACCCGGCACCGTCTCGCAGGTCGAGTCCGACGGCCTCGGTTCGCTGCTGTTCGGCGTCCAGTACGACTTCACGCCGCTGTTCTTCGGGTTCGTCGAGGGCCTCTCGCTCATCACCGAGGACCCGCTGACGTTCGCGCTGGTCGTCTTCACGTTCTTCTTCGTCGACTTCTTCGACACGGCGGGGACGCTCATCGGCGTCTCCCAGATCGGCGGCTTCCTCGACGACGAGGGGAACCTCCCCGACATGGACGAACCCCTGATGGCCGACGCCGTCGGCACCACCGTCGGCGCGATGATGGGCACCTCGACAGTGACGACCTTCATCGAGTCGGCGACCGGCGTCGAGGAGGGCGGCCGCACCGGCTTCACGGCGCTGGTCGTCGGGATCCTCTTCCTGCTGTCGCTGCTCGTCGTCCCGCTGGTCACCGCCATCCCGACGTACGCCACCTACATCGCGCTGGTCGTCGTGGGGATCCTCATGCTGCAGGGAGTAGCCGACATCGACTGGCAGGACCCGGCCTGGGCCATCTCCGCCGGCCTGACGATCACGGTCATGCCCCTGACGGCCTCCATCGCCAACGGGCTGGCGGCCGGCATCATGAGCTACCCGCTCGTCAAGGCCGCGATGGGAGAGCGCCGCGACGTCTCGCCGGGACAGTGGGTGCTGGCGGCCGTCTTCGTCGTCTACTTCGTCGTCTACTTCGCGGTCAGCGCCGGGATGCTGGCGTTCTGA
- a CDS encoding glutaredoxin family protein — protein sequence MANITLYELPGCPYCAKVTDKLEDLDVDYDTVEVPGDHSERTEVEEVSGQTGVPVIVDEANGVEGMPESDDIVEYLEENYGDGASA from the coding sequence ATGGCGAACATCACGCTCTACGAGCTCCCCGGCTGTCCGTACTGCGCGAAGGTCACCGACAAGCTGGAGGACCTCGACGTCGACTACGACACCGTCGAGGTACCTGGCGACCACTCCGAGCGGACGGAGGTCGAGGAGGTCAGCGGCCAGACCGGCGTCCCCGTCATCGTGGACGAGGCGAACGGCGTCGAGGGGATGCCGGAGTCCGACGACATCGTCGAGTACCTCGAGGAGAACTACGGCGACGGCGCGAGCGCCTGA
- the hemL gene encoding glutamate-1-semialdehyde 2,1-aminomutase, with amino-acid sequence MNHSASRSLYDRALSVLPGGVNSSVRAAPQPYPLFVERGEAGHVVDADGNRYVDWVQGLGPLLLGHDTPEPVQAAVQSRAAEGPMYGMPTEIEVEHAEFVCRHVPSVEMVRFVNSGTEATVSAVRLARGVTGRDKVVVMQGGYHGAQETTLVEGDADHPSPSSAGVPQSFAEHTLPVPFNDEAAAREVFEEHGDDVAAVLVEPVQANMGIVTPENGYHETLRELTEDHGSLLIFDEVITGFRVGGLQCAQGKYGIDPDLTTFGKIIGGGYPVGAVGGKTEYLEQFSPVGDVFQAGTFSGHPVTMAAGLETLKFCAENDVHDHVNELGRQLREGLTDIVADHAPEYTVVGTDSLFKVIFTRADDGPQDDCCANGCRQDPSCSRYESCPKRGTDVKRAETERYARLFRPQMLEEGVLLSQNQFESNFVSYGHTESDVEETLEAYKEAL; translated from the coding sequence ATGAACCACTCCGCGTCGCGTTCGCTGTACGATCGGGCGCTGTCGGTGCTCCCCGGCGGCGTGAACTCGTCGGTCCGCGCCGCCCCGCAGCCGTACCCGCTGTTCGTCGAGCGCGGGGAGGCCGGCCACGTCGTCGACGCCGACGGCAACCGCTACGTCGACTGGGTCCAGGGGCTCGGGCCGCTGCTGCTCGGCCACGACACGCCCGAACCGGTCCAGGCCGCCGTCCAGTCGCGGGCCGCCGAGGGCCCGATGTACGGCATGCCGACCGAGATCGAGGTCGAGCACGCCGAGTTCGTCTGCCGGCACGTCCCCAGCGTCGAGATGGTCCGGTTCGTCAACAGCGGCACCGAGGCGACGGTCTCGGCCGTCCGGCTGGCCCGCGGCGTCACCGGACGGGACAAGGTCGTCGTCATGCAGGGCGGCTACCACGGCGCCCAGGAGACGACGCTCGTCGAGGGCGACGCCGACCACCCCAGCCCCTCCAGCGCCGGCGTCCCGCAGTCGTTCGCCGAGCACACGCTCCCGGTGCCGTTCAACGACGAGGCGGCGGCCCGCGAGGTCTTCGAGGAGCACGGCGACGACGTCGCCGCGGTCCTCGTCGAGCCCGTCCAGGCGAACATGGGCATCGTCACCCCGGAGAACGGCTACCACGAGACGCTGCGGGAACTGACCGAGGACCACGGCTCGCTCCTGATCTTCGACGAGGTCATCACCGGCTTCCGCGTCGGCGGCCTCCAGTGCGCCCAGGGGAAGTACGGCATCGACCCCGACCTCACGACGTTCGGGAAGATCATCGGCGGCGGCTACCCGGTCGGCGCCGTCGGCGGCAAGACCGAGTACCTCGAGCAGTTCAGCCCCGTCGGCGACGTCTTCCAGGCCGGCACCTTCTCCGGACACCCGGTGACGATGGCCGCCGGCCTCGAGACGCTCAAGTTCTGCGCCGAGAACGACGTCCACGACCACGTGAACGAGCTCGGCCGGCAGCTACGGGAGGGCCTCACGGACATCGTCGCCGACCACGCCCCCGAGTACACCGTCGTCGGGACCGACTCGCTGTTCAAGGTGATCTTCACCCGCGCCGACGACGGCCCGCAGGACGACTGCTGTGCGAACGGCTGCCGGCAGGACCCCTCCTGCAGCCGGTACGAGTCCTGTCCCAAGCGCGGCACCGACGTCAAGCGGGCGGAGACCGAGCGCTACGCCCGACTGTTCCGCCCACAGATGCTCGAGGAGGGCGTCCTCCTCTCGCAGAACCAGTTCGAGTCGAACTTCGTCTCCTACGGCCACACCGAGTCGGACGTCGAGGAGACCCTCGAGGCGTACAAGGAGGCGCTGTAG